Genomic DNA from uncultured Desulfuromusa sp.:
AAGAGAAAATCCGTCTTGGTATCTGTCCTGGTTTTCCTGGTGCAGAGCCAGAAGTTGATGGTGATTATGACTTAGCCGGGTTTGTGGCTGAAACCGCTGACTACTGTGCAGAATATGTCATTGTTTGTCCTGACATTAAGGGGGAGGCTCCTGGCCAGGATTCGTTGCAGCGCGAGGATTTCATCATCAACACCTTCGTCCTGAAGCGTTGGCTGGACATGCTTGAGCAAGGGAAAACGCCAAGAAATCTGGTTGATTTTCACAGCCGACACAAATATCTGATCATGGCACGGAGTGTAGAAAGTTATCGCCGGATGGGGAAACTGGTGGCCCAGTCAGGGGAATTGGTGGCAGGCATTCTCTACCAGAATTATCTGGTGATGCTGCTGGGCGTTTTGGGTCTGGAAACGACACTACCGAAACATATCAACGTATTGCAACACATATTTGGCTACTTTAAGAAGCAACTCAATGCTGCTGAAAAACAGGAGGTCCTTGCGGTTTTTGAGAGCTTTCGAACTTTGCAGGAACCTCTTCGGGTCCCCATCTCTTTGCTTAAAAAATTGGCTCGCAAGTATGAGCAACCTTATTTGCTGCAACAGGTTTATCTCAATCCCTACCTCCTGGAACAGCGACAGCGCAATCATGTCTGAAATTCCAATACTGCGTCTGCGGACATTAAATAACAACGCAATCGCCAGTCAGGGACAGTATGTTCTTTACTGGATGACGGCTTTTCGTCGCCCTGCCTATAATTTTGCTTTGCAGCGGGCGGTTGAATGGGCGGAAAAACTGCAGAAACCCCTGCTGATTCTGGAAGCCCTGCGCAGCGATTATCCTTACGCCAGTGACCGCATGCACTGCTTTATTCTGCAGGGAATGGCGGATAACGCTGAACATTTTTCGACGACAGTAGCTCATTATTACCCTTTTGTTGAAACTGAAAGAGAATCAGGAAAAGGGCTGCTGCAAAAATTGGCAGAAACAGCCTGTCTGGTTGTCACCGACGACCATCCCGGTTTTTTCTATCCACAGATGTTGCAGCCTGCTGCAGAAAAAATTTCCGTCCCACTGGAGGCTGTTGACAGTAATGGCTTGCTGCCTCTGCGGGCTGCAGATCATGATTACCCAACGGCTTATGCCTTCCGGCGTTTCCTGCAAAAAGAGCTTCCGGGCCACCTGTTCAATTTTCCCTTGGCCG
This window encodes:
- a CDS encoding YbgA family protein — protein: MSKEKIRLGICPGFPGAEPEVDGDYDLAGFVAETADYCAEYVIVCPDIKGEAPGQDSLQREDFIINTFVLKRWLDMLEQGKTPRNLVDFHSRHKYLIMARSVESYRRMGKLVAQSGELVAGILYQNYLVMLLGVLGLETTLPKHINVLQHIFGYFKKQLNAAEKQEVLAVFESFRTLQEPLRVPISLLKKLARKYEQPYLLQQVYLNPYLLEQRQRNHV